The Bacteroides sp. AN502(2024) DNA segment CAGATACAAATGCCCTGCTCCATCAACTGGTGAAAGACGGTGACTCCTCTTTTGTATTCGAAAAGATAGGAACCAATATTCATAACGTCATGATAGATGAGTTTCAGGATACCAGCCGGATGCAATGGGGAAATTTCAAATTGCTCTTACTTGAAGGATTATCTCAAGGAGCAGACAGTTTGATTGTAGGAGACGTTAAACAATCCATTTATCGTTGGCGAAATGGCGATTGGGGAATTCTCAACAGCCTGAATGATCACATCGAACATTTCCCAATCCGCGTCAAGACCTTGGCTACCAACCGGAGAAGTGAAACCAATGTGATCCGGTTTAATAACCAAATCTTCAAAGCTGCTGCCAACTATCTGAACGGAGTATATAAACAACAGTTGGGCAAGGATTGTGAAGATCTGCAAAAAGCCTATGCCGACGTTGTACAGGAGTCTCCCCGAAATACAGAAAAAGGATATATAAAAGTCTCTTTTCTCGAACCCGATGAAGAACATGATTATACCGAACAAACATTAATCAGTCTGGGAGAAGAAGTAAAACATCTCCTCACTTCCGGAGTACGACTCAACGACATAGCCATCTTAGTACGAAAAAATAAGAGTATTCCCCGAATCGCCGATTACTTCGATAAGGAGCTACACTATAAAGTGGTATCAGACGAAGCCTTCCGTCTGGACGCCTCTCTTGCCGTTTGTATGATGCTGGATGCGCTGCGATTTCTTTCCGATGAAAACAATAAAATAGCACGTGCCCAACTGGCCGTAGCCTATCAAAACGAGGTTTTACAGAAAGGACTGGATTGGAATACTCTCCTACTACTCCCTGCCGAGAATTATCTTCCCGCAGCTTTTCTTGAAAAGATAAAGGAACTAAGGCTAATGCCTCTCTATGAGCTTTTAGAAGAACTTTTCAGCATATTCGGGATGAATCTTATCAAAGATCAGGATGCTTATTTATTTGCCTTCTTTGATGCTGTAACCGATTATCTGCAAAGCAATTCTTCCGAGCTGGACGGATTCATCCGGTATTGGGACGAAACATTATGCAGTAAAACAATTCCAAGTGGAGAAGTAGAAGGCATCCGGATTTTCTCCATACACAAATCCAAAGGACTGGAATTCCATACCGTGCTCCTTCCTTTCTGTGACTGGAAGCTGGAAAATGAAACCAATAATCAGCTTGTATGGTGTGCCCCACAAACAGCGCCGTTCAATGCATTGGATATTCTGCCTATTAACTATTCTACCCAAATGGCTGAATCGATTTATGGTAACGACTACCTGCAAGAACGCCTTCAACTTTGGGTAGATAACCTCAATCTACTATACGTTGCTTTTACCCGTGCTGGGAAAAACCTTATGATCTGGAGTAGAAAAAGCCAAAAAGGCACCATGTCCGAACTATTGGCAAACACGCTCCCGATAGTAGCGCAAGAAGAAGGGATTGAGTGGGAAGAAGACTGTTACGAGCAAGGGCAACTGTGCCCTTCCGAAGAAGAAAGAATCAAGACATCCATAAACAAGCTCACTCAGAAACCAGAGAAACTCCCTATCCGGATGGAATCCATACGACATGATATTGAATTTCGTCAGTCCAATCGTTCGGCGGACTTCATTCAGGGCATTGAAGAAGAAGATTCGGACGACCGCTTTATCAACCGCGGGCGTATGTTACACACCCTATTTTCTGTTATCGAAACAGCAGACGATATAGATCCGGCCATTGAACGGCTTATTTTTGAAGGAGTTATCAGAAATGATGAGAAAGAGAAGGTGGCTCGTGAGGTTACAAAGAAAGCTTTTTCTTCTCCTGAAATTCAGGATTGGTATTCCGGAAAATGGACGCTGTTTAATGAATGTGCTATTATCTATAAAGAAAAAGGAATTTTGCAAACCCGTCGTCCGGACCGTGTAATGATGAAAGATGATCAGGTTGTTGTAGTCGATTTTAAGTTTGGTAAGGAAAATCCTAAATATAACAAACAAGTGAAAGGATATATGCAACTTCTTACCAAGATGGGATATAAAAATATCACCGGCTACTTGTGGTATGTGGATGAAGAAAAAATAGAAAAAGTATGAATTATGTTCCGGGCACAATAAATATATGAATTAGAAAAAACTGAATCAATATGCAATCATTTCTCCAACTAGTCGCTCATGATTTATATACCAAGATAGGAAACGACCTGTCACGTACAGCACTCATTTTCCCTAATAAACGTGCTAACTTGTTCTTCAATGAATATTTAGCAGGAGAATCCGATCAACCGATCTGGTCACCGGCTGCCATGAGCATCAGCGACCTGTTTCAGAAACTATCCATACAGAAAAGCGGTGACCCTATTCGATTGGTCTGCGAACTTTATAAAGTATTCAAAGAGGAAACACAGAGTCAGGAAACATTGGACGATTTCTACTTCTGGGGAGAGTTGTTGATTAGTGATTTTGACGATGTGGATAAGAATATGGTCGATGCCGACAAACTATTCAGTAATCTACAAGATTTGAAAAATCTGATGGATAACTATGAATTCCTCAATAAAGAGCAGGAAGAAGCCATACAACAGTTTTTTCAGAATTTCTCCATTGAAAAACGGACCGAACTAAAAGAAAAATTTATTTCCCTTTGGGACAAGCTAGGTACTATCTACCATCGTTACCGGACCAACCTGACAGAGTTAGGCATTGCTTACGAAGGCATGCTCTACCGGAACGTGATCGAACAACTCGATACTGACCGACTCCAATACGACAAATACATATTTATCGGTTTCAATGTATTGAACAAAGTAGAAAATGATTTTTTCAGAAAACTGAAAGATGCGGGCAAAGCACTCTTCTATTGGGACTATGATATTTTCTACACCCAACAAATTAAAAAACATGAAGCCGGAGAATTCCTGAGACGTAATCTTGAGGAATTTCCAAACGAACTCCCGGAGAACTTTTTCAACACCTTTAAAGAACCGAAGAAAATACGTTGTATTTCCGCTTCTACCGAGAATGCCCAGGCACGTTTCCTTCCCGAATGGATTAAGGAGATAACAAACGTTCATTCACAAATTGCCGTAGAAAAGGAAAAAGAGAATGCCGTAGTGCTTTGCAATGAAGCTCTGCTTCTCCCCATGCTTCACTCCATTCCGCAGGAAGTGAAAAATGTCAATATCACCATGGGATTCCCATTGGCCCA contains these protein-coding regions:
- a CDS encoding UvrD-helicase domain-containing protein, coding for MSELLVYKASAGSGKTFTLAVEYIKLLILNPRAYRRILAVTFTNKATAEMKERILSQLYGIQIGDKDSEAYLNRIKEETGKSEREIQETAGVALSYMLHDYSRFRVETIDSFFQSVMRNLARELELSPNLNIELNNTEVLSDAVDSMIEKLDSTSPVLAWLLDYINERVADDKRWNVSDEVKSFGRNIFDEGYIEKGEGLRQRLRNPDTIKEYRKQLKALETEILEQMKGFYDQFEGELDGHALTADDLKNGSRGIGSYFRKLNNGVLGNDIRNATVKKCLEDAKNWATKTSPRYADIIRLANSSLMQILKDAEKLRSKNNLLLNSCRLSLQHLNKVQLLANIDEEVRQLNHDNNRFLLSDTNALLHQLVKDGDSSFVFEKIGTNIHNVMIDEFQDTSRMQWGNFKLLLLEGLSQGADSLIVGDVKQSIYRWRNGDWGILNSLNDHIEHFPIRVKTLATNRRSETNVIRFNNQIFKAAANYLNGVYKQQLGKDCEDLQKAYADVVQESPRNTEKGYIKVSFLEPDEEHDYTEQTLISLGEEVKHLLTSGVRLNDIAILVRKNKSIPRIADYFDKELHYKVVSDEAFRLDASLAVCMMLDALRFLSDENNKIARAQLAVAYQNEVLQKGLDWNTLLLLPAENYLPAAFLEKIKELRLMPLYELLEELFSIFGMNLIKDQDAYLFAFFDAVTDYLQSNSSELDGFIRYWDETLCSKTIPSGEVEGIRIFSIHKSKGLEFHTVLLPFCDWKLENETNNQLVWCAPQTAPFNALDILPINYSTQMAESIYGNDYLQERLQLWVDNLNLLYVAFTRAGKNLMIWSRKSQKGTMSELLANTLPIVAQEEGIEWEEDCYEQGQLCPSEEERIKTSINKLTQKPEKLPIRMESIRHDIEFRQSNRSADFIQGIEEEDSDDRFINRGRMLHTLFSVIETADDIDPAIERLIFEGVIRNDEKEKVAREVTKKAFSSPEIQDWYSGKWTLFNECAIIYKEKGILQTRRPDRVMMKDDQVVVVDFKFGKENPKYNKQVKGYMQLLTKMGYKNITGYLWYVDEEKIEKV